From the genome of Nakamurella flavida, one region includes:
- a CDS encoding IclR family transcriptional regulator domain-containing protein: protein MPDRLATALAVVRAVADRPDPLLPVAVGALAQELGLTTSSASRVSAALAGVGLLDHAEGYGAYRLGRRAATMSGRAGAAVASAVDFALTRLSAATGETVCLVAPAPGGPRVIAVVPSGWTLHVRVRVGDLCAGPGDAAVRVLQDESCRDVERSAADERDQIAVGVRDQGGEVVAALVVHVPAIRTERVLPVAGRVLLAARSNLEAAIVRAPAQHAPSDGRAVRVAAGRASLSLAAAVLEDVCEGGSEVPEIARRLGVRPERVERVLGDAENAGLVRLAGGGGTVTPRWYLHGWHRAVTAAVLTQQVAPLVTAAAQESRTTAYVTVRRGIRSVTVAEAFAEGPLSTQSWLGRPAQMVGADGGALLIMDLDDDQIVAVLPARTSLTAQRTPRDLDSFLQQVRRARLDDRLVLDGYAEDGLTSVAAPVRDASGAVVAAACLVGPTHLIGRELTSTRAVADRLARGVSDLLAAPTG from the coding sequence ATGCCCGACCGTCTCGCCACCGCTCTCGCGGTGGTGCGTGCGGTCGCCGACCGGCCGGATCCCCTCCTCCCGGTGGCGGTGGGTGCCCTCGCCCAGGAGCTGGGCCTCACCACCTCGTCGGCCTCGCGGGTGTCCGCCGCGCTGGCCGGCGTCGGCCTGCTCGACCACGCCGAGGGGTACGGCGCGTACCGGCTGGGCCGGCGTGCGGCGACCATGTCCGGCCGGGCCGGAGCGGCCGTCGCCTCGGCGGTCGACTTCGCCCTGACCCGCCTGTCGGCTGCCACCGGGGAGACGGTGTGCCTGGTCGCGCCCGCCCCGGGCGGACCGCGGGTCATCGCCGTCGTCCCGTCCGGCTGGACCCTGCACGTGCGGGTCCGGGTCGGTGACCTGTGCGCCGGGCCCGGCGATGCCGCCGTGCGCGTGCTGCAGGACGAGAGCTGCCGGGACGTCGAACGGTCCGCGGCCGACGAACGCGACCAGATCGCCGTCGGGGTCCGCGACCAGGGTGGGGAGGTGGTCGCCGCCCTCGTCGTGCACGTCCCCGCCATCCGGACCGAGCGGGTGCTGCCGGTCGCCGGCCGCGTGCTGCTCGCCGCCCGGTCGAACCTGGAGGCAGCCATCGTGCGCGCACCCGCGCAGCACGCACCGAGTGACGGCCGGGCGGTCCGGGTCGCCGCCGGGCGCGCGTCGCTGAGCCTGGCCGCGGCCGTCCTGGAGGACGTGTGCGAGGGAGGCAGTGAGGTGCCGGAGATCGCCCGCCGGCTCGGGGTCCGTCCCGAACGGGTGGAGCGGGTGCTCGGCGACGCCGAGAACGCCGGGCTGGTCCGCCTCGCCGGCGGGGGCGGGACGGTGACGCCGCGCTGGTACCTGCACGGCTGGCACCGGGCGGTGACCGCCGCCGTGCTGACCCAGCAGGTGGCGCCGCTGGTCACCGCGGCCGCCCAGGAGTCCCGCACCACCGCCTACGTCACCGTCCGCCGCGGGATCCGCAGCGTCACGGTGGCGGAGGCGTTCGCCGAGGGGCCGCTGAGCACCCAGAGCTGGCTCGGCCGGCCCGCCCAGATGGTCGGCGCGGACGGCGGGGCGTTGCTGATCATGGACCTCGACGACGACCAGATCGTCGCGGTGCTACCGGCCCGCACGTCGCTCACCGCCCAGCGCACCCCCCGCGACCTGGACAGCTTCCTCCAGCAGGTGCGGCGGGCCCGGCTCGACGACCGCCTTGTCCTCGACGGGTACGCCGAGGACGGCCTGACCTCGGTCGCCGCGCCGGTCCGCGACGCCTCCGGCGCGGTCGTCGCGGCGGCCTGCCTGGTCGGACCGACCCATCTCATCGGCCGGGAGCTGACCTCCACCCGGGCCGTGGCCGACCGGCTGGCCCGCGGCGTCTCCGACCTGCTGGCCGCACCCACCGGCTGA
- a CDS encoding hydantoinase B/oxoprolinase family protein: MTTPVTQQVDPILVEIVAGTLASVEAEVETAIGRTSRSPMIRDAHDFRAGIHDARMRKLTGRSYSALVQPVVRDFPLETMNPGDVYFHNDVYLSEGGIGHLPDLCVTVPVFSGGRVVAFVQAFGHHDDIGGSVPGSMPSHARSVFEEGLMVPPIRLWDRGVPNQAALAIMTRNSRMPESLAADLDAECSACLMGAARMTELFDRYGAQQVQAAFDTILDRSTQTYRTEILSRIPDGEYVWEDYAEHDGVDEPRLHAQRITLTKLSDGDGVTGGRLILDFTGTSPQAKGPINHAADYSDGVFLAKWLAPILRNLAASPERMAELDVNEGVVPLIEMRFPSPGTLLTPIFPAPTNARTFVILRLLGVLAGVLAKAVDGRMPADQETIRYTGVYGRDEAGREYLMREVLGGGSGGRYYADGEDTIHVVPDSRNLPTEFTEARFPFLVERLGLAVDSGGPGLYRGGLGYDKQIRMLVDASFMSIADRSILACWGVRGGRAGQSFSVTIDPGGPHEREVDALADDEPVRAGELIRIRTTGGGGWGDPLERPVAAVERDVLWGKVSTAGAARDYGVVLTGGPGGVQVDLAATEALRASRRAQAPADPPFFDRGPGYARLSGGREFAEVDHR; this comes from the coding sequence ATGACCACGCCGGTGACACAGCAGGTCGATCCCATCCTGGTCGAGATCGTCGCCGGGACGCTGGCGTCGGTGGAGGCCGAGGTGGAGACGGCCATCGGGCGCACGTCGCGGTCGCCGATGATCCGCGACGCGCACGACTTCCGCGCCGGCATCCACGACGCCCGGATGCGCAAGCTCACCGGCCGGTCGTACTCGGCGCTGGTCCAGCCGGTGGTGCGGGACTTCCCGTTGGAGACCATGAACCCCGGCGACGTGTACTTCCACAACGACGTCTACCTGTCCGAGGGCGGCATCGGGCACCTGCCCGATCTGTGCGTCACCGTGCCCGTGTTCTCCGGCGGGCGGGTCGTGGCGTTCGTGCAGGCGTTCGGTCACCACGACGACATCGGTGGCTCCGTCCCGGGTTCCATGCCCTCGCACGCCCGCAGCGTGTTCGAGGAGGGCCTGATGGTGCCGCCCATCAGGTTGTGGGACCGCGGCGTGCCCAACCAGGCGGCGCTGGCCATCATGACCCGCAACTCCCGCATGCCGGAGTCGCTCGCCGCCGACCTGGACGCCGAGTGCTCGGCCTGCCTGATGGGCGCCGCCCGGATGACCGAGCTGTTCGACCGGTACGGGGCACAGCAGGTGCAGGCCGCGTTCGACACCATCCTGGACCGTTCGACGCAGACGTACCGGACCGAGATCCTGTCGCGCATCCCGGACGGCGAGTACGTCTGGGAGGACTACGCCGAGCACGACGGCGTGGACGAGCCCCGGCTGCACGCCCAGCGGATCACCCTGACCAAGCTGTCCGACGGGGACGGCGTCACCGGCGGCCGGCTGATCCTGGATTTCACCGGCACGTCCCCGCAGGCCAAGGGCCCCATCAACCACGCCGCCGACTACTCCGACGGGGTGTTCCTGGCCAAGTGGCTGGCACCGATCCTGCGGAACCTGGCCGCGAGCCCGGAGCGGATGGCCGAGCTCGACGTCAACGAGGGCGTCGTCCCGCTCATCGAGATGCGTTTCCCGTCACCGGGAACGCTGCTCACACCGATCTTCCCCGCCCCCACCAACGCGCGGACGTTCGTCATCCTGCGGTTGCTCGGCGTGCTCGCCGGGGTGCTGGCCAAGGCGGTGGACGGCCGGATGCCGGCGGACCAGGAGACCATCCGCTACACCGGGGTCTACGGCCGCGACGAGGCCGGCCGGGAGTACCTGATGCGCGAGGTGCTGGGCGGCGGATCGGGCGGTCGCTACTACGCCGACGGCGAGGACACCATCCACGTGGTGCCCGACTCGCGGAACCTGCCCACCGAGTTCACCGAGGCGCGGTTCCCGTTCCTCGTCGAACGGCTCGGGCTGGCCGTCGACTCCGGCGGGCCGGGGCTGTACCGGGGCGGACTCGGCTACGACAAGCAGATCCGCATGCTGGTGGACGCCTCGTTCATGTCCATCGCCGACCGGTCGATCCTGGCGTGCTGGGGAGTGCGCGGCGGGAGAGCCGGGCAGTCGTTCAGCGTCACCATCGACCCGGGCGGACCGCACGAGCGCGAGGTCGACGCCCTGGCCGACGACGAGCCGGTGCGTGCGGGGGAACTCATCCGCATCCGCACCACCGGCGGCGGCGGGTGGGGTGACCCGCTGGAGCGTCCCGTCGCGGCCGTGGAGCGGGACGTGTTGTGGGGCAAGGTCTCGACCGCCGGTGCGGCTCGGGACTACGGCGTCGTGCTCACCGGCGGACCCGGCGGTGTGCAGGTCGACCTGGCCGCCACCGAGGCGTTGCGGGCGTCCCGCCGTGCGCAGGCGCCCGCCGACCCGCCGTTCTTCGATCGTGGCCCCGGCTACGCGCGGTTGTCCGGTGGACGGGAGTTCGCGGAGGTCGACCACCGCTGA
- a CDS encoding FMN-binding negative transcriptional regulator → MRENPDYAMDPADLKRLVRENPWATLVSHTSGGLAASHYPVLVDETRDELSLLTHLGRPDEDVLELGDRELLVLVQGPHGYISPSWYHTSPAVPTWNFVVAHLSGVPEILSGQENLRVLDALVDHFEDAVPEPRRLLTDPANVAYAQRIVAGTVGIRLTPTRIVTKAKLSQDKPPAVVERVIDALGSPGPYGNPALAAEMRRVHGGTG, encoded by the coding sequence ATGCGCGAGAACCCCGACTACGCCATGGATCCGGCCGACCTGAAGCGGCTGGTGCGGGAGAACCCCTGGGCCACCCTGGTCAGTCACACCTCGGGCGGTCTGGCGGCCTCGCACTATCCCGTGCTGGTGGACGAGACCCGGGACGAACTGTCGCTGCTGACCCATCTCGGCCGGCCCGACGAGGACGTCCTCGAGCTGGGTGACCGGGAGCTGCTGGTGCTCGTACAGGGCCCGCACGGGTACATCTCGCCCAGCTGGTACCACACGTCGCCGGCCGTCCCGACGTGGAACTTCGTCGTCGCGCACCTGTCCGGGGTCCCGGAGATCCTCAGCGGGCAGGAGAACCTGCGGGTGCTGGACGCGCTCGTGGACCACTTCGAGGACGCGGTGCCCGAGCCCCGCCGCCTGCTCACCGATCCGGCGAACGTCGCCTACGCGCAACGGATCGTCGCCGGCACGGTGGGCATCCGGCTCACCCCCACCCGCATCGTCACCAAGGCCAAGCTCAGCCAGGACAAGCCGCCGGCCGTCGTCGAGCGCGTCATCGACGCGCTCGGGTCGCCCGGCCCGTACGGCAATCCGGCGTTGGCGGCCGAGATGCGCCGCGTGCACGGGGGGACCGGATGA
- a CDS encoding NUDIX domain-containing protein — translation MSTPLPTGTPGLDIPDHRGRTGLDRVGRDLTGNPDVVVRDVELTSHGGWHVLRRTTFDHRRRDGQWTTEQRETYDRGNGATVLPYDTDRRTVLLTRQFRYPVYVNGHPDGMLVEAAAGLVDDDDPETAIRREAEEELGVELGTITHVFDVFMSPGSVTERVHFFAAPYRPTDRTGSGGGLAEDGEDIEVLEVDIDEALAMIGDGRIADGKTIMLLQWAVLSGPFTRPAQRRAGQN, via the coding sequence ATGAGCACCCCTCTCCCGACCGGGACGCCCGGCCTCGACATCCCCGATCACCGCGGGCGCACCGGGCTCGACCGGGTCGGCCGCGACCTCACCGGCAATCCCGACGTGGTCGTCCGCGACGTCGAGCTGACCTCCCACGGCGGCTGGCACGTGTTGCGACGCACCACCTTCGACCACCGCCGTCGCGACGGGCAGTGGACCACCGAGCAGCGGGAGACCTACGACCGCGGCAACGGGGCCACCGTGCTGCCCTACGACACCGATCGCCGCACCGTCCTGCTCACCCGGCAGTTCCGTTACCCCGTCTACGTCAACGGGCACCCCGACGGCATGCTCGTCGAGGCCGCCGCCGGACTGGTGGACGACGACGACCCGGAGACCGCCATCCGCCGGGAGGCGGAGGAGGAGCTGGGGGTCGAGCTCGGGACGATCACCCACGTGTTCGACGTGTTCATGAGCCCGGGGTCGGTCACCGAACGCGTGCACTTCTTCGCCGCGCCCTACCGGCCGACCGACAGGACCGGCAGCGGCGGCGGTCTCGCCGAGGACGGCGAGGACATCGAGGTGCTCGAAGTGGACATCGACGAGGCGCTGGCCATGATCGGCGACGGCCGCATCGCGGACGGCAAGACGATCATGCTGCTGCAGTGGGCGGTGCTGAGCGGTCCGTTCACGCGTCCTGCGCAGCGGCGTGCCGGACAGAACTAG
- a CDS encoding amino acid ABC transporter ATP-binding protein: MTAADAPLLLARGVRKSYGSNEVVKGIDLEVRAGEVLCLLGASGSGKSTFLRCINHLEKIDAGWISVDGELVGYRRQGDKLYELKDAEIARRRSEIGMVFQSFNLFPHLSVLGNLMEAPLRVRREKPGPVRHRALALLDRVGLADKADAFPRQLSGGQQQRVAIARALAMQPKLMLFDEPTSALDPELVGDVLDVMKDLAADGMTMIVVTHEIGFAREVADSVAFLDGGVVVEHGPPERVFSDAAHPRTRSFLARVL; this comes from the coding sequence ATGACCGCCGCCGACGCCCCGCTGCTGCTGGCCCGGGGCGTCCGGAAGTCCTACGGCAGCAACGAGGTCGTCAAGGGCATCGATCTGGAGGTCCGGGCCGGCGAGGTGCTGTGCCTGCTGGGTGCGTCCGGATCCGGCAAGAGCACGTTCCTGCGCTGCATCAACCACCTGGAGAAGATCGACGCCGGGTGGATCAGCGTCGACGGCGAACTCGTCGGCTACCGACGTCAGGGCGACAAGCTGTACGAGCTCAAGGACGCCGAGATCGCCCGGCGGCGCAGCGAGATCGGCATGGTCTTCCAGTCGTTCAACCTGTTCCCGCACCTGTCGGTGCTGGGCAACCTCATGGAAGCCCCGCTGCGGGTCCGCCGGGAGAAGCCGGGGCCCGTGCGGCACCGGGCGCTGGCCCTGCTGGACCGGGTCGGCCTGGCGGACAAGGCCGACGCCTTCCCCCGCCAGCTCTCCGGCGGCCAGCAGCAGCGGGTGGCCATCGCCCGTGCCCTGGCCATGCAGCCCAAGCTCATGCTGTTCGACGAGCCGACGTCCGCGCTGGACCCCGAACTGGTCGGCGACGTCCTGGACGTCATGAAGGATCTGGCCGCCGACGGCATGACCATGATCGTGGTGACGCACGAGATCGGCTTCGCCCGCGAGGTCGCCGACAGCGTCGCCTTCCTGGACGGCGGGGTGGTCGTCGAGCACGGCCCACCGGAGCGGGTGTTCTCCGACGCCGCCCACCCCCGCACCCGGTCCTTCCTGGCCCGGGTGCTCTGA
- a CDS encoding DeoR/GlpR family DNA-binding transcription regulator translates to MLAAERRDLLLTRLRVDGKVVAKELAAELGLSEDSIRRDLRELAAAGLCQKVYGGAVPASPALADYTTRAGVEPAGKTAVAVTAAALIRPGSVVILDGGTTTLAVTRALPTDLECTVVTHSPTVAVALLDHPGVEVVLLGGRLFKHSMVTCGAVAAEAAAGVTADLFLLGVTGVHPVHGLTTGDVDEAAMKRLLASRSAETWVLASAEKLGAASRYTVLPLAEVSGVVTDGRPHETVDALRNLGVTVREGRGPRAR, encoded by the coding sequence ATGCTGGCTGCCGAACGCCGCGACCTGCTGCTGACCCGACTGCGTGTCGACGGGAAAGTGGTGGCCAAGGAACTGGCCGCCGAACTGGGGCTGTCCGAGGACAGCATCCGGCGGGATCTCCGCGAGCTCGCCGCGGCCGGCCTGTGCCAGAAGGTCTACGGCGGAGCGGTTCCCGCCTCGCCGGCCCTGGCCGACTACACCACCCGGGCCGGTGTCGAGCCCGCCGGCAAGACCGCGGTCGCGGTCACCGCGGCTGCGCTGATCCGGCCGGGCAGCGTGGTGATCCTGGACGGCGGGACCACCACGCTCGCGGTCACCCGCGCCCTGCCGACCGACCTGGAGTGCACCGTCGTCACCCACAGCCCCACGGTGGCGGTCGCCCTGCTGGACCACCCGGGGGTCGAGGTGGTCCTGCTCGGCGGCCGGCTGTTCAAGCACTCCATGGTCACCTGCGGGGCGGTGGCCGCGGAGGCCGCCGCCGGTGTCACCGCCGACCTGTTCCTGCTCGGGGTCACCGGGGTCCACCCGGTGCACGGCCTGACCACCGGTGACGTCGACGAGGCGGCGATGAAACGGTTGCTCGCGAGCCGCTCGGCGGAGACCTGGGTGCTGGCCAGCGCCGAGAAGCTGGGCGCCGCATCGCGGTACACGGTGCTCCCGCTGGCCGAGGTGTCCGGGGTCGTCACCGACGGACGACCGCACGAGACCGTCGACGCACTCCGGAATCTCGGCGTGACGGTGCGGGAAGGGCGCGGGCCCCGCGCGCGGTGA
- a CDS encoding amidohydrolase, with the protein MTEPLLLTGARLPGAAEPVDVLLTDGLISAVGSGAGTRGRRVDLAGRWIVPGLWDEHVHLTQWAMTRRRLDVSPASSAAHAADLVRAHLTGPHAPAADEHPVVGYGFRDGLWPDAPSRALLDAAGPDHAVVLVSADLHCVWPNSAAARLFGVLDGQDGLLVEDDAFLITRRLDEVPDTVVDGWVADAAEAAAARGVVGVVDLEMAWNPGVWARRVAAGHRALRVDTGVYTRHLDRALDSGLRTGDPVPGGGGLVRMGPFKILIDGSLNTRTACCRQPYPDGTSGFLTVEPADLLDLLRRAVGGGLTPAVHAIGDEAARIALDTFAQLGVGGRMEHAQLVAPEDLARFAELGITASIQPEHAMDDRDVADRHWAGRTAWAFPARSLLDAGARLALGSDAPVSPLDPWLGVATAVTRSRDGRDPWHPEQAISVADALAASTRHGRIAPGEPADLVVLERDPLASSGDELRTMPVSATVLAGRVTAGALPD; encoded by the coding sequence ATGACCGAGCCGCTGCTGCTCACCGGCGCCCGCCTGCCGGGCGCGGCCGAGCCGGTCGACGTCCTGCTCACCGACGGGCTCATCTCCGCCGTGGGGTCGGGGGCGGGGACGCGGGGCCGCCGGGTCGACCTGGCCGGCCGCTGGATCGTCCCCGGCCTGTGGGACGAGCACGTCCACCTGACCCAGTGGGCGATGACCCGCCGCCGGCTCGACGTCTCCCCGGCCAGCAGCGCGGCCCACGCCGCGGACCTGGTCCGCGCGCACCTGACCGGGCCGCACGCACCCGCGGCGGACGAGCACCCGGTGGTCGGCTACGGCTTCCGGGACGGGCTCTGGCCGGACGCACCGAGCCGGGCCCTGCTGGACGCCGCCGGACCGGACCACGCCGTCGTGCTGGTCTCCGCGGACCTGCACTGCGTCTGGCCGAACAGTGCCGCCGCCCGACTCTTCGGCGTGCTCGACGGGCAGGACGGCCTGCTCGTCGAGGACGACGCGTTCCTCATCACCCGCCGGCTCGACGAGGTGCCGGACACGGTGGTCGACGGCTGGGTCGCCGATGCGGCGGAGGCGGCGGCCGCCCGGGGGGTGGTGGGCGTCGTGGATCTGGAGATGGCGTGGAACCCGGGCGTCTGGGCACGCCGGGTGGCGGCCGGGCACCGGGCCCTGCGGGTGGACACCGGGGTCTACACCCGCCATCTGGATCGCGCCCTGGACAGCGGCCTGCGCACCGGCGATCCCGTGCCCGGCGGCGGCGGCCTGGTGCGGATGGGCCCGTTCAAGATCCTCATCGACGGCTCGCTGAACACCCGGACCGCCTGCTGCCGGCAGCCGTACCCGGACGGGACGAGCGGGTTCCTGACCGTCGAACCCGCCGACCTGCTCGACCTGCTGCGCCGGGCCGTCGGTGGCGGCCTGACCCCGGCCGTGCACGCCATCGGGGACGAGGCCGCCCGCATCGCCCTGGACACCTTCGCCCAGCTCGGGGTGGGTGGCCGGATGGAGCACGCCCAGCTGGTCGCCCCGGAGGATCTGGCCCGCTTCGCCGAGCTCGGCATCACCGCCAGCATCCAACCCGAGCACGCGATGGACGACCGCGATGTCGCCGACCGGCACTGGGCCGGCCGGACCGCGTGGGCGTTCCCGGCCCGCTCGCTGCTCGACGCCGGGGCCCGGCTGGCCCTCGGATCCGATGCCCCGGTCTCCCCGCTGGATCCCTGGCTCGGCGTCGCCACCGCGGTCACCCGCAGCCGGGACGGCCGGGACCCGTGGCATCCCGAGCAGGCCATCTCCGTCGCCGACGCGCTGGCGGCGTCCACCCGCCACGGCCGCATCGCGCCGGGCGAGCCGGCCGATCTCGTCGTGCTGGAGCGCGATCCGCTCGCCAGTTCCGGCGACGAACTCCGGACGATGCCGGTGTCCGCGACGGTGCTGGCGGGTCGGGTGACGGCAGGGGCACTGCCGGACTAG
- a CDS encoding M20/M25/M40 family metallo-hydrolase — protein sequence MLTDVEAHALAHLDETALVGDLVELVRIPSITGSDAESDLQHRQAAGLEELDLDVDTWALDLPALRADPRFPGTEADRTEGYGVVGTSGPGEPALILQSHVDVVPLGDRARWAGTEPFGGVIRGDVLHGRGACDMKAGVAVNTAVARTLHDSGLVLERPLAVHCVVSEEDGGLGAFATMVRGHGGAAAVITEPTSGRVVTAHAGALTFTLTVPGLAAHGSARASGVSAFDAFLPVHRAILELERERNADHDPRFGANLLPYPISIGRIAAGDWASSVPDLLTAEGRLGVRLGEDPADARASFARAVDAACRADPWLADHPVALVWSGGQFASGATPTGHPVIAEVTRAAGDVGVGHRDGEQAVPYGSDLRLYTGVGGIPTLLFGPGDVRMAHAPREQVSVAETLAVARAIVLLAVRRCGAHR from the coding sequence ATGCTCACCGACGTCGAGGCCCACGCCCTGGCCCATCTGGACGAGACCGCCCTGGTCGGTGATCTCGTCGAGCTGGTCCGGATCCCCAGCATCACCGGCAGCGACGCCGAATCCGATCTGCAGCACCGCCAGGCCGCGGGCCTGGAAGAGCTCGACCTGGACGTCGACACCTGGGCGCTGGATCTGCCCGCGCTGCGGGCCGACCCGCGCTTCCCGGGCACCGAGGCCGACCGCACCGAGGGGTACGGCGTGGTCGGCACCTCCGGCCCGGGCGAACCGGCGCTGATCCTGCAGAGCCACGTCGACGTCGTCCCGCTGGGCGACCGTGCCCGGTGGGCCGGGACGGAGCCGTTCGGCGGGGTCATCCGCGGCGACGTGCTGCACGGCCGGGGCGCCTGCGACATGAAGGCCGGGGTCGCGGTCAACACCGCGGTGGCCCGCACCCTGCACGACTCCGGGCTCGTCCTGGAACGGCCGCTGGCCGTGCACTGCGTGGTCAGCGAGGAGGACGGTGGCCTGGGCGCGTTCGCGACCATGGTGCGCGGGCACGGCGGCGCGGCCGCCGTGATCACCGAACCCACCAGCGGGCGGGTGGTCACCGCCCATGCCGGTGCCCTCACCTTCACCCTGACCGTGCCCGGGCTGGCCGCGCACGGCAGTGCCCGCGCGTCCGGGGTCAGCGCGTTCGACGCCTTCCTCCCGGTGCACCGGGCGATCCTCGAGCTGGAACGCGAACGGAACGCCGACCACGACCCCCGCTTCGGGGCGAACCTGCTGCCCTACCCGATCTCGATCGGCCGGATCGCGGCCGGCGACTGGGCCAGCAGCGTCCCCGACCTGTTGACCGCGGAGGGGCGCCTCGGGGTGCGGCTGGGCGAGGACCCGGCGGATGCCCGCGCGTCGTTCGCCCGGGCCGTGGACGCGGCGTGCCGGGCCGATCCGTGGCTGGCCGACCATCCGGTCGCACTAGTCTGGTCCGGCGGCCAGTTCGCCAGCGGCGCCACCCCGACCGGGCATCCGGTCATCGCCGAGGTGACCCGCGCCGCCGGTGACGTCGGTGTCGGTCACCGGGACGGGGAGCAGGCCGTGCCCTACGGGAGCGACCTGCGCCTGTACACCGGGGTCGGGGGAATCCCCACCCTGCTCTTCGGTCCGGGCGACGTCCGGATGGCCCACGCCCCGCGCGAGCAGGTGTCCGTGGCCGAGACCCTGGCCGTGGCCAGGGCTATCGTGCTGCTGGCCGTCCGCCGCTGCGGCGCCCACCGATAG
- the solA gene encoding N-methyl-L-tryptophan oxidase yields the protein MEHVDHVVVGLGALGSATAYQLARRGADVLGLEQFELGHVRGASHDTSRIIRRAYERPEYVRLADAAYRDWAEFEEVSGEHLVTRTGGVTFCPPTAPAPLADYLHSLRVCGVEHEELDAAAMRELVPQFAVPEGVGAVWTADSGIVHANRSVAALQMHARMFGARLRDRCPVTSLQEDADGVVLQTAQGPVHAGLVVLCTDAWTNRLLAPLGAQVPMRVMQEQVTYFKPDRPAEFEIGRFPIWIWEDQVCYYGFPCFGEPTIKAARDVSEVLMGTDERTFVPSPTRFDELRAFMATTLPGSGVPLRTVTCQYALTPDRHFVLDSVPGHPRLHLGLGAGHAFKFTPTMGRVLADLATTGSSTEDLSLFRADRPALRDPMPVGAA from the coding sequence ATGGAGCACGTCGATCACGTCGTGGTGGGCCTGGGTGCCCTGGGCAGTGCCACGGCCTACCAGCTGGCCCGCCGCGGCGCGGACGTGCTGGGCCTGGAGCAGTTCGAACTGGGTCACGTGCGCGGTGCCTCGCACGACACGTCGCGGATCATCCGGCGTGCCTACGAGCGCCCGGAGTACGTCCGGTTGGCCGACGCGGCCTACCGCGACTGGGCCGAGTTCGAGGAGGTGTCCGGCGAGCACCTGGTCACCCGGACCGGCGGGGTGACGTTCTGCCCGCCGACGGCCCCGGCGCCGCTTGCCGACTACCTGCACAGCCTGCGGGTGTGCGGGGTCGAGCACGAGGAGCTGGACGCGGCCGCGATGCGCGAGCTCGTGCCGCAGTTCGCGGTACCCGAGGGGGTGGGCGCGGTGTGGACGGCCGACTCCGGGATCGTGCACGCCAACCGCTCGGTCGCCGCCCTGCAGATGCACGCGCGGATGTTCGGGGCCCGGCTGCGGGACCGCTGCCCGGTGACGTCCCTTCAGGAGGACGCCGACGGGGTGGTGCTGCAGACCGCACAGGGACCGGTCCACGCCGGGTTGGTGGTGCTGTGCACGGATGCCTGGACCAACCGGTTGCTCGCGCCGCTGGGCGCGCAGGTGCCGATGCGGGTCATGCAGGAGCAGGTCACCTACTTCAAGCCGGACCGGCCGGCGGAGTTCGAGATCGGCCGGTTCCCGATCTGGATCTGGGAGGACCAGGTCTGCTACTACGGCTTCCCGTGTTTCGGCGAGCCGACGATCAAGGCGGCCCGGGACGTCTCGGAGGTGCTGATGGGGACGGACGAGCGGACGTTCGTCCCGTCGCCCACCCGGTTCGACGAGCTGCGCGCGTTCATGGCCACCACCCTCCCCGGTAGCGGCGTCCCGCTGCGCACGGTGACCTGCCAGTACGCCCTCACCCCGGACCGGCACTTCGTGCTGGACTCCGTGCCCGGTCATCCCCGGCTGCACCTGGGGCTGGGCGCGGGCCACGCGTTCAAGTTCACCCCGACCATGGGCCGGGTGCTGGCCGACCTGGCCACCACCGGCTCGAGCACGGAGGACCTGTCGCTGTTCCGCGCCGACCGGCCCGCCCTGCGCGATCCGATGCCCGTCGGGGCCGCCTGA